A genomic stretch from Solenopsis invicta isolate M01_SB chromosome 15, UNIL_Sinv_3.0, whole genome shotgun sequence includes:
- the LOC105205125 gene encoding uncharacterized protein LOC105205125, translated as MMSKRFKKHISELSNRQFRRRITSETEKVMRCIFENIKDNDDYDDRDEETRKELLDLYEEQCTVTTESLHRPGSSKQDPFDRFLQHQNQCENKFEEIVDIFDEENCHIDINCLDSDDNPIDSDIECFNNTDDTTVVTPYLPEYENVMSETECSTKEHKNKEIENTKEFLRNWKLRNNICHTAVTELLHHFKLHSCFQTLPIQSKTLMNTPRNKVNIISMVPGRYIHIGLQKGITETILNTNKELFLSGIEISIFIDGIPLFKSSASLWPIVGSVKNTSDIFLIGAYYGPEKPYDSNLYLSATVNDIKDVCQNGITIEGLHYNCRIVSVIADAPAKSYILNVKGHCGYYSCTKCHVKGKYAHRRVYMLNNHEQLRNDFEFKNKTDPNYHLGHSILTDIPDFDIVNQIPLEYMHLICLGVMRKLLYLWLSKSKQPYSLNAQSIQRLSVLFENIASFVPNEFSRKPRSLQLVKYFKATEYRLLLLYTGPVVLKNILDKNLFNHFLVLHVSVRILCSDDYSQYIEYAGQLLEKFVDAMPHLYHESFVSHNVHGLIHVIQDVKTFGPLDNYSAFKYENFLQHLKRVVKKYAQPLEQLYNRYHEIKSNVKRTDYRTTKLVVSESQNTYCILPNGKRAPLYTEAISINYRFRVNTINDNCCILTNGDIVQITKFSYDFEKEELIICGKRYERKDNLFTIPCESSLLQIYVVSQLSQEKMWPLNKIKNKMFVLPYKNKFVVLPLLHNEHNTEKFIL; from the exons ATGATGtcgaaacgttttaaaaaacacatttcgGAATTGAGTAATCGTCAGTTCCGCCGTCGCATAACAAGTGAAACGGAAAAAGTGATGAGATGTATTTTCGAGAACataaaagataatgatgatTATGATGATAGAGATGAAGAAACAAGAAAAg aattgcTCGATTTGTACGAAGAACAATGTACTGTTACGACTGAATCATTACATAGACCAGGCTCTTCTAAACAAGATCCATTTGATAGATTTTTACAGCATCAGAATCaatgtgaaaataaattcgAAGAAATAGTAGATATATTTGATGAAGAAAATTGtcatattgatataaattgtcTAGATTCGGATGATAATCCAATTGATTCAGATATTGAATGCTTTAATAATACAGATGATACAACAGTAGTGACACCATATCTTCCTGAATACGAAAATGTGATGAGTGAAACGGAGTGTTCTACAAAAgagcataaaaataaagagatcgagaatacaaaagaatttttaagaaattggaAACTGAGGAATAATATTTGTCATACAGCTGTGACTGAGTTGTTACATCATTTCAAATTGCACTCTTGTTTTCAAACTTTACCAATACAATCAAAGACATTGATGAATACTCCTCGCAATAAAGTAAATATCATATCCATGGTACCAGGTAGATATATACACATAGGTTTACAAAAAGGAATTacagaaacaattttaaatacaaacaaagaattatttctCAGTGGAAtagaaatatcaattttcatAGATGGTATTCCGTTATTCAAATCAAGTGCATCATTGTGGCCTATTGTAGGTTCTGTAAAAAATACTAgtgatatttttcttattggaGCTTATTACGGTCCTGAAAAGCCATATGATAGTAATCTTTATTTAAGTGCTACTGTAAATGATATTAAAGATGTATGTCAAAATGGTATAACAATTGAAGGATTACATTATAACTGTCGAATTGTTTCTGTTATAGCTGATGCACCagcaaaatcatatattttaaatgtcaaaGGTCACTGCGGATATTATAGTTGTACTAAATGCCATGTAAAAGGCAAATATGCTCATAGGCGcgtttatatgttaaataatcaTGAACAATTGCGAAatgattttgaatttaaaaataaaactgatccTAATTATCATTTAGGGCATAGTATTTTGACAGACATTCCGGATTTTGATATTGTTAATCAAATTCCTTTGGAATACATGCACTTAATATGCCTCGGTGTTATGCGTAAACTCTTATATTTATGGTTAAGTAAATCAAAACAACCATATTCTTTAAATGCTCAAAGTATACAACGTTTATCCGTTTTGTTTGAAAACATTGCATCGTTTGTTCCTAACGAATTTTCACGTAAACCTCGATCGTTACaattagttaaatattttaaagcaacCGAATACAGATTATTGCTTTTATATACCGGTCCtgttgttttaaaaaacattttagataaaaatttgtttaaccaTTTCTTGGTTTTACACGTATCTGTACGAATTCTGTGTAGTGATGATTATAGTCAGTACATCGAATATGCAGGTCAACTGTTAGAAAAATTTGTGGATGCAATGCCACATTTGTATCATGAATCTTTTGTATCGCATAATGTACATGGATTGATACACGTTATACAAGATGTAAAAACATTTGGACCATTAGACAATTACAGtgcatttaaatatgaaaattttttacagcatcTAAAACGAGTAGTCAAAAAGTATGCGCAACCTTTAGAACAATTGTATAATCGGTATCATGAAATTAAATCTAACGTGAAAAGGACTGATTATCGTACAACTAAACTTGTAGTCAGCGAATCGCAAAATACTTATTGTATTTTGCCCAATGGAAAAAGAGCACCTTTGTATACAGAAgctatttcaattaattatcgttttcgagtaaatactattaatgataattgTTGTATATTGACAAATGGAGACATtgtacaaataacaaaattttcttacgaCTTTGAGAAGGaagaattaatcatttgtgGGAAAAGATACGAgcgaaaagataatttatttacaatcccATGTGAATCTTCTTTACTCCAAATTTATGTGGTTTCTCAGCTTTCGCAAGAAAAAATGTGGCcattgaacaaaattaaaaataaaatgttcgtATTACCGTATAAAAACAAATTCGTTGTATTACCATTGCTGCATAACGAACATAATacagagaaatttattttgtaa